From the genome of Oscillatoria salina IIICB1:
ACTGATTAGTGTTGACTCCAAGATAAAATATCGCTGGTACATCACCAACAGAGCCAGGAAACAATAGTGAGTCTTTTCTCATGGTAACTTCAATCTGCTACAGTTAAAAGTCATCTTGACTTTTGTAAGGGAATGTGTCTCCGCCCCAAGGAATTTATATGAATTTTTCTGTGAATCGGTTTTCCGAATCACCTCAACCTCCTGGCGACCAAACACCAGAGGAAGGTAACAACTCTAGGGAACACCAGAGTGCGACGACTGACAATTCGGAAAAAACTACCAAAAACACCAACGATCGTCCTGAAGCAAGTGCGAGTGAAAATAATCCCGCACCTTCTTCGCGAAAACAACCAATTCCTCCACCGACTGAACCAAGACAATATCGAGCTATTGGCTTGGTCAAAGGTAAATATCAACCTTCGGAGGAACAGTGGACGCGAGGCAATGTCATTACTTCTGATGACACCAGCCTCGATGCAGTTTTACTCGGTCGCACGATCGGCTTACTGAAAAATCACCTGGATTTAGACGAACCTCACCTTTGGGTTGTCTATCCTCGCACCAGACAAAATGAGAGTGAAATGCACGTCCAAATTGTCGGTGTTTGGGAACCAGAAACTCTCGATCGCCACGAAGAATCAGATCCGGCTTCTCAACCTTCAGATTCCTCAGCAGAAGCAGCAGAAGCTGCACCAACAATTGAAGACGGTTATTTTTCGATTCGCGGTGAAGTAATTTTTCATTCGCGCGAAGCCGAAAAGGTGGTTGTCAAAATTAGGCAATCTCCCAAACCGAGAGAGGAAAAGGGTAAATTCTTCAAGCTGGAGTTAAAAGGTTCTCTTCCTTCCGAACGTGCAGTCGGTCACTTTTGGGACTTGGAAGTACGGTTACAGGGGAATACCCTAATAGTGGAACAAGCAACGGATATCGGTCCATTGTTTTCGAGGAAGAAAAAGAATTTCCGCAAAAAAGGGAAAAAGTATCCTCCCAAAGGAAAAGGTAAGGGTAGACCAAACAAGAAACCAGAATCAGGTTCTTCAACTAGCTCGACTCCAAAACCAAAACCAACTCTCAAAGGGAAAAAGTCCCCACCAAAGAAAACCGATAATTAAGTGTCAGAGGTTGGGTATCGTTCGTTTAACCCAACCTATTCAAGGGCAATTTGCGCTCCCCAACGGTCTTGGGGCAAAAACGAGCGATCGCTGGCGATCGGGGCTACAGGTTCGCTGAGGGTGAATTTTCCGGCAACGATCCACTGTTTTAATTCTTCTGCTACTTGTCGCGATCGGTAAATGCTCGCAAGTGGGGCTGTACGCACGCTTTTACCTTCAATTTTGATTCGTCCGCTTTTGAGTTGGGCGTAGCTAACTAAGCCAAATGTTGGACGTACTCGCCGAGGAATCGAAAAATCGACTACTGGGGCGACGATATCTTTGTCTTGTACGGCAGCGCGGACAATTACTTCTTCATGCAATACGGGCAATGCTACTCCTACTCCTAACATTAAGGAAGGGCCGTATTTTTTGAAGTAGCAACCTCGTACCCAACGAGGATTCATTTGTTTAGCATCGCCGATTAAAGCGAGTGTAGCGGCAGGTCCCACGGGCGTGTGGTTGGGTAAGCGTTTTTGTAAAGGAAAATGCTGTGTTCCTTCCCAAGCTACATAACCAATAGCACCGCCGAGAAAAATACGGCTACCAATGCCGATTAATTGTAAATCTGGGTCGTTGAATAAAGGTGAAATAGCCCCCGGATTAGAATAAACCGCATTTCCCAATCGTGGCTGTAATGGACCGAGATAGGTATAAAGGGCGCGATCGCCTCCATTGACACCAACTATGAAATTTTGATATAAATTTCGAGGATTATATAGATAAAATTGATTAATTGTCTCCCGACTAATTGTTGTTTCTAGGCTTGCTCTCGGATAGCAGTCTGTTATCTGTCCTATAGCCCGTAAATTTATTGGTTTCCCAGCAATTAAATCTTCAATTACATGACCGCCGCCTCGTTCTATTGTCGAAGCTCCTTGGCGTGTCTCAATATCAGTTGCTTCTGTATTGCTGTAATCTGCCATTACTGTCGCTCCTAAATACAAATCTACAGCACCAAAACCAGCATAAGCAGGAACATTATCTAACCAGCACTGACGAATTTTTATCGGCGGATCTGTATGTCCTAAATTAATAATCGCCCCGGAAGATTCCATCGGCTCAAAGGTTCCAGTAGCGATTACATCTACTTCTTGAAAAGCCTTTTTTATCCCTCCTGTCTTGACTTTAGCTTTCAGTTCTTCTGTTGTCCAAACTACCGCTCGTTGACTGTTGATTTTTTCATTTATTTCTGCTATTGTTCGCATTCTTTTTACCAGAATATTTTGCCCTTGAAATGGTGAATCTGAGTAAATTATTTAATTGCCAAGAAAATTATTAGAAAAATTGATAAGAGTTAACCATGCTGATTATCTGCTGGTTTTTGCTCGTCATTTTCATTTTCAGTTGTACTGCTGTCAGAAGCTGCCGAAGTTTGCTCAGTTTTAGAGACGGCAATTGAAGGCTCATTATCGCGATCGTAAATATCAGTTTCTTCCCCAGAAGTAAAGTCAGTTTGCTCTAAACTAGCAATAACTTTAATTGTTCGATTTTTATCGTGAGCTTGCCAACTATCTAAAATATCATTAAATAACACTTCTTTCAGCCATACTTGACCGACTACTGTCAAAGGTAAAGCTAGAAATAGCCCTAAAAACCCAAAGAAAGAGGCAAAAAACACTTGCGCTAGTAAGGTTACTGCGGGTAATAAAGATACCTGTTGTGCCATTACTAAGGGAGTCAAAATTGTCCCTTCTACCTGTTGAATAATCACATAAAGAATCAAGACTGCGATCGCTTTCCAAGGATCTTCAAGCAAGGAAATAGCTATGGGTGGAATTACACTTAAAGCAGGTCCAATATTAGGAATAAAAGTTAGTAAACCTGCTAGCATTGCTTGAGATAATGCTAGAGGTATTCCTAATATTAATAATCCCACAAAACTAAAGACAGCAATAACTGCCATATTAAATAAAATTCCTAAAAGCCATCCTTGTAAGGCTTTGTCACACTGCAACAAAATCTCCTCGACTCGGCGACGATAAAATGAAGGAAATAAGCGTACAAATCCTCGGCGATAAGGTTCGGGATCTGCTAATAACATTAGGCTTAAAACTATGACGAGTAATAAGTTAAGTAAAACACCTAATGAGCTAGAAAAAAAGCTGATTCCACCGCCTAAAACTCGTTCAGCAAACGGTTGTAATTGACTGAAAAGTTGGTTGATATCGGGAAGATAATCAATTAGATCGGGATCGAGCCGATTTTTTAAGCTATAAAGCCAACTATTGATTTGTGCTAGTCCCTTGGGAACTAACTCTGCTAGTTGTTGAAACTGATCGGCAAAGGGAGGTACAATTAGCCAGAAGAATCCAACCAAAACAGTAACTACCAAAAATACTGATAGTAAGACAGCGTAACCCCGGTTTTGCAATCCCGATCGCTGAAATCTTTTGACAAGAATATTTAAGGCATTGGCAATAACAACCGCAGCGAAGAGTAACAGTAATACTTGCCTAATTTGCCACAGTATGTAGATGGCAACTACAAAAATAACTAAGCCAATCCATTTACCTAATGTCACAAATTTTATCTCCTCTTAGTGGGTAGTTGGGATTGGGGAGGTGGGGACTGGGGAGGTGGGTTCAGTTATCAGTGAACAGTAAACAGTTTATCCTTTTTGTCCTTTCCCTTTTCCCCCTCTTGCTTGCTTGTCTCCAATCTCTACTCTCTACTTTCTACTGATAACTGTTCACTGAAATCCCCAGTCCCCAATCCCTACCTCAGCTTTTAATTCGCCACAAAAGTGCTATTGTCAAGACTAGAGCAGGAATGCAGATCGCGATCGCAGCATTGGTGTTGCTGGGGGCGATGGGTAGAACTCGCCCTCCGTATTTGATTAAAACCGAGAGGATGACTGAAAAAAACAATACCTTGCCAATAAATCCTGTCTGAGTATCCATCAAAGTTCATCAATGGTAACGTAACGATTGTGATAATATCTCTATTTTGACCTCATAAGGAAGACTCTATGCCTCCCACTAGAAACCAGTCTCGTTTCAGATCTCGATGGTTTAACCGACGGGCGATCGTTCGTAACTTAGAATTTATCCAGGATTTGATCGTTGTCTGTTTAGGTATAGGCTTGCTTGTTGAGATGATTATCTTGCTGTGGGCAATTTTTAGTTCGTTGCTTGAACCTTTTAATTTTCAGGCGATTACGTCTGATATCCTATTTTTGTTAATTCTAGTGGAGTTATTTCGCCTTTTAATCAATTTCTTGGAAGAGCATCGGATCTCGGTAGGGGTGGCGGTTGAAGTGACGATTGTCTCGGTTTTACGAGAAATTATCGTTCATGGGGTGCTAGAAATTGAATGGGGTCAAGTTTTGGCGATTTGCGCGTTTTTGCTGGTTATGGGGGCGCTGCTGTTGATTTGTACTCAAACTCCTTATGCTTGTGAGTTGAAAAATGGAGATCGAGTTTCTGAGTCTTCGACAACAGCCGATGATGCTAAAACTAAAGTCGGTTTCTGAGTAATTAACTGGATTTGAGTTTAGTTTATTAGTTTAGGCGATCGCTTCGCGACACTGACTTTCTTTATTGGAGTGAATTTGAGATATTGGTAGTTCAATAATAAATTCTGTGCCTTCTCCTGGTTGAGAAAAACACTCAATTTTACCTTGATGTTTTTCAACAATAATTTGATGGCTAATTGAAAGTCCTAAACCAGTTCCTTTGCCAATGGGTTTGGTGGTAAAAAATGGTTCAAACATTTGCGAGATCCTTTCGCTGCTAATTCCTGGACCGTTATCGCCAATGTGGATCTGCACTTTTTCACCATTAATTACTTCTGTCCGAATCCAAATCTGAGGTTGAAAAATTTGATTATCTTCAAGATTTTCTTTTTCTTCGAGTGCATCGATCGCATTACCAAGCAAATTCATAAAAACTTGATTAATTTCTGAGGGATAGCAATCTACTGGTGGCAATTCTCCGTATTCTTTAATTATTTTAATCCCTGGATGAGAACCTTGTGCTTTGAGACGATTGCTTAAGATCAACAAGGTAGTTTCGATACCTTCATGAAGGTTGAAAGGTTGCATTTTGGCTTGACCGCGACGAGAAAAGTTGCGTAGGGAGGTTACTAATTTGTGAATTCGAGAGCTGCCTATTTCCATCGAAGATAAAGTTTTTGGCAAATCTTCGAGTAAAAAATCTAATTCTATTTGTGCGATAAAATCTTTGATTTCTGGCTTGGGTTGGGGATAATGTTGTTGATAAAGTTTAACTAAGTCGAGCAAATCTTGGGTGTATCCTTTGGCGTAGTTCAGGTTTCCACAAATAAAACTTACTGGGTTATTAATTTCGTGAGCTACGCCAGCTACTAATTGACCCAATGTGGACATTTTTTCGGTTTGTACGAGTTGGGCTTGGGTTTGTTTTAAGTCTTCTAAAGTTGTTTGTAGTTGCTTGGCGTGAGCTTGAGCGAGAGCGGCACTGGTACAACTTTCTTCGTAAAGTTTAGCTTGGTCGATGGCGATCGCTAGTTGCTCGACGACGGAAATTAACATTTCTATTTCTTGGTCTGTCCACACTCTTACTTGATTATGAGTACAAACGACGATCCCACTTGCTCCGGAACGAGTGTGAACTGGGGCAGCTAGTAACCCTTTCACGCGGACGTTTTTTAGTCGTAAACGGCTAATTTCATCTAAATTTGGACTATTTTCTAGGTCGTCGATCGCTAACCAGCTAGTTTCGAGAATGCGATTACCTAAAACTTCTACTACTTCGATACTGTTGGACTCGTTACAAGATTCTGGTTTGGTGCGATCGCAAACTGTCTGCGTGGCTTGAAAATAAGCTGGTACTGCCGATCGTATATACCACAAAAACAAACAACAGTCAATATTTAACAAGTCATGAATTTCATTGACCGCAATATTGACAATTGTGTCTGATTCGAGGGAGTCACGAATTTGGCTAGACAAACGATGTTGAAGTAATTTCTCCCTTTGCTGTAGTTCGCGATTTCTGGCTTCTGCTGCTAAAAGTTGTTGTTGAGTTTGACGTAATTGCTGATTGGAGGCGATTAATTCTGCCATCAGTCCTTCTAAAGCGCGGGATTTTTCTTCTAACTGACAGCTATATTCAATTCCGTTGCTAACTTCTTTGAGTAGATCGACAATTACTGGTACTGTAGGTGCTTGTAAGCGTTCGATTCCCAGCCAAGGTTCGGGCGCGATCGCGCGATTGCTATCCCAAACGAGCGTAAATTGTCCGTTTTGCTGTATTTTTCCAATCCGTAACGGTTTCCACAGATGATTATTTCCTTCAATAGTTACTTTTCCTACTGGTGCGACCAAATTTAATCCGATCGCCGCTTGACGCACTTTTGCGGTTGCAAACGATCCCGCTAATTCCACAGCTTGTTTCCAAAGATACACTGCGGTATAAGCTGCTTCAATGGGATCGCTAATTGCTCGTTGTTGACCGTATTTTTTTTGAAAATTAGCAACAAACTCTTGATTTTTGGGCGTATTAATGGTTTGAAAATAACTCCAAGCAGCATAGTGACCTTCTGGTACATTTGCTCCCAGGCGTTGCAGTTCTTCTTCGGAGATACTAACACTCATAATGGGGATCTCCGCCGCCGTTATTCCCGCTTCCTGATACTGTTGATAAAAAGCTAAATTACTCTCACCATTGAGGCTACTAAAAACCACATCTGGTTGAGCAAGTTTAATTTGCGCGATCGCCTCCTGAAAATCATTTGCTCCTATTTCTGCATATTCTTCCCCAACACAGCTACCACCAAAACGTTTGAGTTGAGCTTTGACAATTTTATTTGCAGTACGAGGATAAACGTGATCCGAACCGAGGAGATAAAATTTCGTCCCGACGTTATTTAACAACCAATTAACTGCTGGTTCAATTTGTTGATTGGGACAACTACCCGTATAGAAAATATTTGGTGAAGCTTCCAAACCCTCATATTGAGAAGGATACCAAAGCAAATTATTTAGTTGTTCTACCACAGGTAAAACCGCCTTCCGAGACGCAGAAGTCCAACCACCAAAAATTGTCGCTACTTGGGCTGACTCAATCAATTTTTTGGCTTCGCTAGCAAAAATTTTCGCCTTAGAAGCACCATCAGCAACAATTGGGACAATTTGCTTTCCCAACACACCACCAGTTGCATTAATTTCCGCGATCGCCATTAGTTCTGCATCTTGCAACGATGCTTCGCTAGTGGACATCGCTCCACTCTGTGAGTGCAAAATCCCTACATAAACAACCTTGTCTGACTCGACCACTGGCTGGCTTTTTTCTCTCATTATCGCGAAAACCTGTCAGTTTCTGCTTGTTTCTTTACTGTTTTAGCCTTTGACAATCAATTTATCGTGGGATTAACTAATTCTGTCCCACTGTTAATGATTAACCGATTGCCTGGTGGCTTATTTTTGAAGACAATTCTTGGCACTGTATTCTACAGCATCGTTAATTTTAAGAACTTTATCGCTCGACTTCTGTATTATTTAACACTTTTCTTCTCAGTAGTGCGATCCCGCCGTGCGATTCAGTTAGATTTCTCCACCTTAGATATACCGCTAAATCAGCAGAGTCTAGCACTCTTATCAGCGCAGCAATCGAGCCAATTTTCCTCTGCCAATAATTTAACCTCCAGCACAACCAATTTGCGCCGTAGAATTCAACCTGCGGCGCAATCAAAAAATTACAGTATAATCTCAAACCCCAATCGCGAACTTTCTCAGAGAAAATCCTCATTAGCTCGATTAACTTATTTAAGTTTCTGCTTAATGAAACCGATAAGTTGAGTTAGCTGCTTTTTCAAGCCCTCAATTTCTGTTTCCATTTTGGCAACTTTTTCCTTAAGTGCCTTCAATTGTGCCGCCGTTGCTGCATCTCCACCAACCGCAGCCCCACCAGCAACTTCTGTTTCTTTTGGTGCTGGTGGAGCAACTTTCATCGCGTGTTTAATTGCTTGAATTAGCTGCTTTTGCTCAAAAGGCTTTTCAACGAAAGCAAAATGCTCAAAGGGTTCGGGAAGTTTTTCCGTTACCTCTTCTTTACGTCCCGACATCAACACTAACGGAATTGAACGCAGTTTCGCACTTTTTTGTAATTCTTGATAGACTTCCCAACCACTCTTTTTCGGCAGCAGAAAATCCAACATGATTAAGTTGGGATTATCCGAGCGGATTTTATTGAGTCCTTCCATGCCATCTTTAGCTTCGATGACTTCTATGTTACCCGCCGGTAACATATCCTTTACTCTCATCCTGATAACTTTACTATCATCTATAACCAGGATCTTTTGTTTAGCTGCCACGATTGACTCCTTGAGAGGCGATTGAAAAAGATAGTGACATATTCCTACATCAAGTCAAAGATTACGATGTAGGCTTCTCACCAACTCCAGCCATTGCTTAGGATACTCGATGAGCTTTATTAACGACACGGGATGCCCCTCCGCGCCGGAACCAGACAAGAAAAATGGTGCAATAAACACTACATTTATATTTTATAAGGCATTCTGGCAATCCTGATGCAGCGAT
Proteins encoded in this window:
- a CDS encoding response regulator, which produces MAAKQKILVIDDSKVIRMRVKDMLPAGNIEVIEAKDGMEGLNKIRSDNPNLIMLDFLLPKKSGWEVYQELQKSAKLRSIPLVLMSGRKEEVTEKLPEPFEHFAFVEKPFEQKQLIQAIKHAMKVAPPAPKETEVAGGAAVGGDAATAAQLKALKEKVAKMETEIEGLKKQLTQLIGFIKQKLK
- a CDS encoding AI-2E family transporter, coding for MTLGKWIGLVIFVVAIYILWQIRQVLLLLFAAVVIANALNILVKRFQRSGLQNRGYAVLLSVFLVVTVLVGFFWLIVPPFADQFQQLAELVPKGLAQINSWLYSLKNRLDPDLIDYLPDINQLFSQLQPFAERVLGGGISFFSSSLGVLLNLLLVIVLSLMLLADPEPYRRGFVRLFPSFYRRRVEEILLQCDKALQGWLLGILFNMAVIAVFSFVGLLILGIPLALSQAMLAGLLTFIPNIGPALSVIPPIAISLLEDPWKAIAVLILYVIIQQVEGTILTPLVMAQQVSLLPAVTLLAQVFFASFFGFLGLFLALPLTVVGQVWLKEVLFNDILDSWQAHDKNRTIKVIASLEQTDFTSGEETDIYDRDNEPSIAVSKTEQTSAASDSSTTENENDEQKPADNQHG
- the urtA gene encoding urea ABC transporter substrate-binding protein; its protein translation is MREKSQPVVESDKVVYVGILHSQSGAMSTSEASLQDAELMAIAEINATGGVLGKQIVPIVADGASKAKIFASEAKKLIESAQVATIFGGWTSASRKAVLPVVEQLNNLLWYPSQYEGLEASPNIFYTGSCPNQQIEPAVNWLLNNVGTKFYLLGSDHVYPRTANKIVKAQLKRFGGSCVGEEYAEIGANDFQEAIAQIKLAQPDVVFSSLNGESNLAFYQQYQEAGITAAEIPIMSVSISEEELQRLGANVPEGHYAAWSYFQTINTPKNQEFVANFQKKYGQQRAISDPIEAAYTAVYLWKQAVELAGSFATAKVRQAAIGLNLVAPVGKVTIEGNNHLWKPLRIGKIQQNGQFTLVWDSNRAIAPEPWLGIERLQAPTVPVIVDLLKEVSNGIEYSCQLEEKSRALEGLMAELIASNQQLRQTQQQLLAAEARNRELQQREKLLQHRLSSQIRDSLESDTIVNIAVNEIHDLLNIDCCLFLWYIRSAVPAYFQATQTVCDRTKPESCNESNSIEVVEVLGNRILETSWLAIDDLENSPNLDEISRLRLKNVRVKGLLAAPVHTRSGASGIVVCTHNQVRVWTDQEIEMLISVVEQLAIAIDQAKLYEESCTSAALAQAHAKQLQTTLEDLKQTQAQLVQTEKMSTLGQLVAGVAHEINNPVSFICGNLNYAKGYTQDLLDLVKLYQQHYPQPKPEIKDFIAQIELDFLLEDLPKTLSSMEIGSSRIHKLVTSLRNFSRRGQAKMQPFNLHEGIETTLLILSNRLKAQGSHPGIKIIKEYGELPPVDCYPSEINQVFMNLLGNAIDALEEKENLEDNQIFQPQIWIRTEVINGEKVQIHIGDNGPGISSERISQMFEPFFTTKPIGKGTGLGLSISHQIIVEKHQGKIECFSQPGEGTEFIIELPISQIHSNKESQCREAIA
- a CDS encoding homocysteine biosynthesis protein, with translation MRTIAEINEKINSQRAVVWTTEELKAKVKTGGIKKAFQEVDVIATGTFEPMESSGAIINLGHTDPPIKIRQCWLDNVPAYAGFGAVDLYLGATVMADYSNTEATDIETRQGASTIERGGGHVIEDLIAGKPINLRAIGQITDCYPRASLETTISRETINQFYLYNPRNLYQNFIVGVNGGDRALYTYLGPLQPRLGNAVYSNPGAISPLFNDPDLQLIGIGSRIFLGGAIGYVAWEGTQHFPLQKRLPNHTPVGPAATLALIGDAKQMNPRWVRGCYFKKYGPSLMLGVGVALPVLHEEVIVRAAVQDKDIVAPVVDFSIPRRVRPTFGLVSYAQLKSGRIKIEGKSVRTAPLASIYRSRQVAEELKQWIVAGKFTLSEPVAPIASDRSFLPQDRWGAQIALE
- a CDS encoding phosphate-starvation-inducible PsiE family protein → MPPTRNQSRFRSRWFNRRAIVRNLEFIQDLIVVCLGIGLLVEMIILLWAIFSSLLEPFNFQAITSDILFLLILVELFRLLINFLEEHRISVGVAVEVTIVSVLREIIVHGVLEIEWGQVLAICAFLLVMGALLLICTQTPYACELKNGDRVSESSTTADDAKTKVGF